In Lepisosteus oculatus isolate fLepOcu1 chromosome 28, fLepOcu1.hap2, whole genome shotgun sequence, the following proteins share a genomic window:
- the LOC102698569 gene encoding coiled-coil domain-containing protein 18-like, translating into MALLKKENESLKWRLHLLEKESGAGGDRGQTDHVGHTLPREVLAEIKEETDTKRMLSGSETSDLPDAWERAPLEQQHSEEQWGSILTELTAVERKEKLSEQHTESRQSVEDLDSVHMLKTEPESETLELLVSDDFTEKINLVSNNLTESCDKLESVSVQEFKAELNDINLTEQNMKLQLVYTEEQQTGEENITEQHTEKRQYREEQQRQLQGLIILRPCSVKVKRLSSQKWLKLNNPLVSKKFTEKIDNLDSVNSTENCNELNSVSAQEIKEEVNEFKVTEQNMKLQLIEPAEKDTDVPGEDNSIQLQHTKKGQYW; encoded by the exons ATGGCGCttctgaagaaagaaaacgagAGCCTGAAGTGGAGATTACATTTGTTggagaaggagtcgggagcaggaggagatcgGGGACAGACAGATCATGTAGGACACACGCTTCCCCGTGAAGTCcttgcagaaataaaagaagaaacgGACACGAAACGGATGCTGTCAG GGTCAGAGACCAGTGATCTCCCTGATGCTTGggaaagggctcctcttgaacagcagcacagtgaggagCAGTGGGGGTCCATTCTGACAGAGCTCACTGCTGTAGAGAGGAAAGAGAAACTCAGTGAACAGCACACGGAGAGCAGACAGAGTGTCGaggatctggactctgtgcACATGTTGAAGACAgagcctgagagtgagacactTGAGCTCTTAGTGTCTGATGattttacagagaagattaaTCTGGTCTCTAACAACCTTACTGAAAGTTGTGATAAACTGGAGTCCGTGTCTGTACAAGAGTTTAAAGCAGAACTGAATGACATTAATCTTACAGAGCAGAATATGAAGCTCCAGTTGGTATATACAGAAGAGCAGCAGACAGGTGAAGAGAACATCactgagcagcacacagagaagaGACAGTACAGGGAGGAACAGCAGCGGCAACTCCAGGGTTTGATAATATTAAGGCCTTGTTCTGTTAAAGTGAAGAGACTGTCATCGCAGAAGTGGTTAAAATTGAATAATCCCTTAGTATCTAAGAAATTTACAGAGAAGATTGATAATCTGGACTCTGTAAATAGTACTGAAAATTGTAATGAACTGAATTCTGTCTCTGCACAAGAGATCAAAGAAGAAGTGAATGAGTTTAAAGTAACAGAGCAGAACATGAAGCTCCAGTTGATTGAGCCTGCAGAGAAGGATACTGATGTACCTGGTGAAGACAACAGTATTCAGTTACAGCACACAAAGAAAGGTCAGTACTGGTAG